In Stanieria sp. NIES-3757, the DNA window ATCGGACATTTATCAACAAAAACGCTGGCCTATTTCAGATCAAACAATTGCTCAACTACTGGTAAAACTACAGCAATATCAACCCAAAGTAATCGGTTTAGATTTATATCGAGATATTCCTTATCTTCCTGGGCGTAAAGCTTTAGAACAGCAACTTCGAGCAGAAAATGTGATTGTTATTCAGGAATTAGGCAAAACAAATAACACTGTTGCAGCCCCTGCTTTTATTCCCAAACAAAGAATCGGTTTTAATGATTTGCTTTTAGATGCAGACAGCATTCTTCGACGCAATTTAATGTATGTGCGTTTGGGAACAGAAGAATTTCCTTCCTTTTCTTTACAACTAAGTCTCAAATATTTAGGTACTCACTCAAAAATAGAATTAGACTCCGATTCTCTCAAAGTTGATGATACTGTTTTAATTCCTCTAGAAGCCGATTCTGGAGGATATCAAATGGCTGCCAGCGAAGCAGTTGGATGGCAAATTTTACTGCGTTATCCTTCTCCCAAGATTGCTACAACAATTACTTTGACAGAAGTTCTCAATGGTGAGTTTGATCCGAATTTAGTTAAAGATAAAGTAGTGTTGATTGGCACAACTGCCCCTAGCATCAAAGACTTTATCTATACTCCTTATCGAGGAAGTCAAGGTATTATGCCTGGGGTAATTGCTCATGCCCAAATGGTTAGTCAGATCTTACGACTCTTATCAGATCAAGAATCTCAATTTTGGTTTTTACCTCAATGGGTTGAAGGTGTCTGGATTTGGATGTGGTCAATTGTTGGAGGTGTTTTAGTATGGCGATCGCGTTCTCCTTGGCGTTTAGGGATAACGATGATTGCTAGTCTGGTTAGTTTGTGGGGAATTTGTCTAGTTGCCTTTACTCAAGCTGGCTGGATTCCTTTTGTCCCAACAGCCTTGGCTTTTGTTCTTACTAGTAGTGCAGTTTTAGCCTATCGAGTAGTTTATTCGATGTTATATGATCCCTTAACTGGTTTACCTAACCGCAATTTATTTACCAAACAATTAAAACAACTAAATCAAAGAAAATTGAATCAATCAGGCGGATTGATGGTAGTTTTTTGTCTCGATCTCGATCGCTTTAAGTTAATTAATGATGGTTTAGGGTATCAAGCAGGTGATCGATTATTAATTACTACTGCCCAACGTCTTCAAGCTTGTTTAAATCCTCAAAATCTGTTGGCAAGAGTAGGAGGAGATGAATTTGCGATCGCGATCGATCATGTTACTGATGTTGAGCAAGCTATTGACTTCGCCAATCAATTAGAAAAGGAACTGACTCTACCTTTTCAATTAAATAATCAAGATACTTATACTACAGTTAGTATTGGTATTGCTAGCGAAACAATTGACAACCAATTTCAACCAGAAAATTTGTTGCGATCGGCTCATACAGCAATGTATCAAGCTAAAGCTTCAGGCAAAACTCGTCATGAAGTTTTTGCAACTAAGATGCAAGAACAAGCATTAGCTTATTTAGAATTAGAAGCAGATCTACGCAAAGCAATAGCTAATCAAGAATTTGAATTATATTATCAACCAATTGTTTCCTTAAATAGTGGCACCATTGTCGGATTTGAATCTTTGGTGCGTTGGCATTCTCCTCAACGAGGTTTTGTCTCACCAGCTAGTTTTATTCCCATTGCTGAAGAAACTGGATTGATTATCCCACTAGGAAAATGGATTCTACAACAAGCTTGTCGTCAAATGCAGATTTGGCAAAGCCAATTTCCTCATTGTCAATCTTATACGATCAGTGTAAATCTTTCTGGGCGACAATTTTCACAATCTAATTTAGTCGAACAGATTGAAGAAATTTTACAAATAACTAATCTCAAGGCTCAAAGTTTAAAGCTCGAAATTACTGAAAGCATGGTAATGGATGACGTTGAAGAGGCAATTGGTTT includes these proteins:
- a CDS encoding diguanylate cyclase/phosphodiesterase with Chase sensor — protein: MDKEKNKVLTKINRTFNNLVEKSTFFQKKKQPLKKIKFIYIYYVLFSSLLITGILIGIRQLSGLQILELIAYDYLVRFQQKEYLDPRILVVEITESDIYQQKRWPISDQTIAQLLVKLQQYQPKVIGLDLYRDIPYLPGRKALEQQLRAENVIVIQELGKTNNTVAAPAFIPKQRIGFNDLLLDADSILRRNLMYVRLGTEEFPSFSLQLSLKYLGTHSKIELDSDSLKVDDTVLIPLEADSGGYQMAASEAVGWQILLRYPSPKIATTITLTEVLNGEFDPNLVKDKVVLIGTTAPSIKDFIYTPYRGSQGIMPGVIAHAQMVSQILRLLSDQESQFWFLPQWVEGVWIWMWSIVGGVLVWRSRSPWRLGITMIASLVSLWGICLVAFTQAGWIPFVPTALAFVLTSSAVLAYRVVYSMLYDPLTGLPNRNLFTKQLKQLNQRKLNQSGGLMVVFCLDLDRFKLINDGLGYQAGDRLLITTAQRLQACLNPQNLLARVGGDEFAIAIDHVTDVEQAIDFANQLEKELTLPFQLNNQDTYTTVSIGIASETIDNQFQPENLLRSAHTAMYQAKASGKTRHEVFATKMQEQALAYLELEADLRKAIANQEFELYYQPIVSLNSGTIVGFESLVRWHSPQRGFVSPASFIPIAEETGLIIPLGKWILQQACRQMQIWQSQFPHCQSYTISVNLSGRQFSQSNLVEQIEEILQITNLKAQSLKLEITESMVMDDVEEAIGLLNRLKAFGVRLSMDDFGTGFSSFSYLHRFSMDTLKVDRSFVSNMSQSKKNQAIVTTIITLAHQLEMDVVAEGIETETEMTSLQALNCEYGQGYFFSKAVNSEQATLLIAKTPQW